Part of the Anopheles gambiae chromosome 3, idAnoGambNW_F1_1, whole genome shotgun sequence genome is shown below.
CGATGCGAAGGAAGGAGGCGCGTGTGCGAGCGTGGAAAATGATTTATTAGTCCCGCATTAGAATGGCGTAAAGTGTGCCAGAAGGctgaaaagggaaaaaagcgTACCCGTGGGTGGCTGCTTTTTTTCACTCTTGCAGAGCAACGCAAATGACTAGCCAGAAATGgggagagcgagaaagagggAAATTATGACACCTTCCGAAATGTGAAGCGCACCAGGAGAACGACCGAGCTGATGTGTGTTGCGTTGTGTGGAAatggtgagggggggggggggggtgaaaaaCATGCGTAAAAGCGTTGCGATCTGACGCGCTTCGAGCCACCCCGTTGAGGGAGGAAAATGCAGCGACCTTGTGGGCTAAAAACGCCTCCCTTTTGCTGGTGTATCGTCGTTAAAAGGGAAAGCATAAGCCggcaaggaggaggaggaggaggaaagaaaaaaacagcgcaCAAAAATATGAACCAAAGAAACGACTTTGTTGGCCCCGTGGTGGCAAACGCGCAACGCGACGAAAAAGTACGTGGAAatgggtttcctttttttttgctttcctgctCCACTGTGCTAAGGGTCGTAGTAgtgaaaatgatgaaaaattcCTTTGGTGCTGAAGCGATGTTAGCCGATGTAAAGCTGAGTAACGAAGCGTACATCaagccgacgacgacgacggcaagGCAAAGGCGAACAAAAAGGGATCAGGGCGTTATGATTATGATTTCATGAATGATTAAAAGACTGCCATCCCATTTACCATGCAGGGGGGAAAAATCATGCTCACgctacgagtgtgtgtgtgtggatgtatatATTGCTTTGTACTATCTCCTCTACAGCACCAGAAATTGGGTTCACTTTAGCCTCTTTCTTCGCCGTGCATGAAAGCACCACAATCACCCAATTTCCCAGCTTTTGCAGCTTGCGTTTTGCAGTTCGCCTTCCAAAACGCGAACCCATTTTCACCCTCCCCCCAAAACAGGATCCACAATTTAACGTTGCAcaagttggtggtggtggtcgttttttgtgctgtttgttgGTAGAACTACGGCCCTTTATCGTGGCGGTAGGCTTGCAAAAGTCGGACAAGTTGTTCCCACGGCATAACCCCCAGTGTAACGACTAATTTTCCCGGGCCACATGTAATAATGGAGTCTTTTATTAGGTTAAGCAGAAGGGCAAAAGGATCATGGAGCGttcaggattttttttttcgttcttgcTCACTCTCTGCTCTCTACGTGGATATGGAAATGCAAAAAGCACCGGTAATAACCATTTGGATGGTACAATATGTACCGAGCCAAATAAGGTGTGCCGCCAGGGCAGAAACAGTGCTGgcgtttttctttccaccgGTGCACGTTCCAATGAACGAACGAATATCGCTTTTTTATGCCCATACACGACCGGGTGTATGAGCGTACGCGGAATGATGAGTGTAATGAAGATTATGATGATCGGTACGGGTAATGGTGTTCGTTAGGCGCTGGTTGGCTTCCTGGGAGCAGGGCTAGACAATTATTACTCGAATATGCTTCCGGTGTGTGGTACGGTTTTTGGTAGAAATGGaaagctatttttttgttatttaccgCAACCATGTGTGGAATGAATGGTTGAGTGGAAAAATCAACTAGAGCTTGTATAGCTTTTCAAGGCAAGTGCATAGTTATGCACTTGTTTTGGTGCAATTGGTTTGAGTGAAACAGGTCATCTTGAACGTTGTTTTTGGTAATTTGAAGCAGGGCAATTGGAAAGACTGTCAAAAGTAATTGTGTCTTGTATATGGTATTGCTAGAGAACCACTTAAGTTTTAGGATATGATATTTTCTGTAATGTGATATCTGCTCTAAGTGATTATTTGTGCTTCCATTTAACTTAACAACTCTACACTGTGTAGCTTCGAACAGCTTCAAATGCACATCGACAGGAATGCTGTTGAATTTGGCTATAGATgagcgcctaaagttatgcaatttaTTGATTAATTGATCAACACTTAGAGTGTCATGGCTTTCAGATATGAACTCCAGGGATAATTGACTTTAAAGCTTAATAACTCGTAACAGAGAGAGCGTATAATAATGAAATTTGGCAAAAAGACCAACAAAGTAGtaaatagctttttaatgtatacggtttttgaaaaaaactttggtgttttcttttaatagAATAACACTAACAATTCCTTTGATGAATATAATGCAGCCACATATATTTTAGTTATAATGTGAGCTTTCAAATCCTCTAATATATAGCAGATATTAGTTAAAAGATTATGTCAACATAAGTTTTTTCATATGATCGCTTTTTAATGATGAAAAAACATCAATATATGACATTAAACTGTTGTTTCCGCAAGTTAATCAAAACCAAGCAAAATAATGTAAACACAACAAGATATCAATataaattgtattaaaaatcatcatttttaaCATCGTTTGTTTATATTCAATCACACTTTCTTGGGGGCCATGGCTCTCATATATGATAgccaaataaaaatgttaacaaaaaGTGCTTGGCATCCAGGGAAACATAAAGATAAATGGTCTGGCACTCAAAGTGTTGAACGATAGCTTATAACAGTCTGAGAACAAGCGTCCAACAGCGGCTCTTATAATGGGCAATACAAGATTTTCCTCCCAAATCCATCAAGTCATCTGGCTAAAGGATTGAATAACATTAACATGGATTCAAATATCATtttgttgtggacagaccgctgcctcattCCTGAGGGCTCGCCGTAGACAGCAGGACTGTCAACCGTTGACAGCAGGACTGTCAACCGttgacgtcctcagtgaggatcgcggcgcggGAAGGACCAGCCGTCCACTCCCTGCAttacgtgcgtgtgttgtgattgttttttttttacccgtGTAATACAATAATACCAAAGatagaaataaaatacatgttctgtttgtgccgtacacaccCTCgctatgtttgttttgtgcggacacaacacaTTTAAATCTAATTTCCAAAATACAAATATACATGTCATGCTTGCAACCCAACTCAGTCTCAGACAAATAGTCTGGAAGTCATATAGCACGATCTAGAAGTTTTAGCTTggacttacttacttacttggGCAAAATGAGGGGAATCAATTTGCTTTGTGCAACGCATGTCTTTGATAAAATAAACTTTAGagttattacagggtttcccacgatttattggttggttcccacgatttattggtgcgttcccacgattttttggtcatttcccataattttttggtagcaacccacgatttattggtcggttcccaaatattattggtcggttcccaaatattattggtcgtttcccaaatattattggtcggtattatattatattatatttgggaaccgaccaataatatttgggaaacgaccaataatatttgggaaccgaccaataatatttgggaaccgaccaataaatcgtgggttgctaccaaaaaattatgggaaatgaccaaaaaatcgtgggaacgcaccaataaatcgtgggaaccaaccaataaatcgtgggaaaccctgtatacaTACAGTGAAATCTCCAAGATGGTGATATCTATAGGTGAATCTTCAAGGGACCGATAGATATCCATGTTGAGAAAAACTAATTAAGGTGTTGCTATGAAGCATCCAATAAACTACGGGAAAAACATGGCATCCTTTGACCAATATATTTGTAAACCGTCACCCAAAAAAATATCTTGGAGAATTTTGACAGCCTAATCGCATATGCAACTCGAGGCCTAAGGGGAACATTTATCTTGAAGAGACATACAATGTATGGAATATGAAGAGACCATCAAAATAATCAGCTTACAGAAATAATTCGTATTGAAGAGACTACATCTTAGAAAGATTTCACTGTAttccatttaaaaacattttcatgtttCTAAAAATATCGCACTTTGTTGACGTAAAGACCAAAATAAGTAAATGTATATACAAACAAATCACATATGCtcattatatatatatttgcaACTAAGTCAAAACTTTCACGTTCGGTGAGTATTCTTACGGCTTTTCAGTATTTCTTGCCAACATCATCGTAGTCCCTCACGGACGTCATACCGGCTTCGCGCGCCTGGTACAGCACTAGCAGCTTGTGGAGCAGTGTATCCATCTCGAAAACGATCACCTTCCCGTTAGGGCTGGCACCAACCACTGCGCTATCCGCAACCCGGGCAAGCTTAGGCGATTGTTTCAGCACTGTTTGCACATATCCGCGCCAATCGATCGACGTATCGTACGAATCTTCCGGGCTCTTAAGGGTTAGCAGGTTGGTGCGTGGTTTCGTTGCACACTGTTCACTAACCATCTCCACGATACCTTTCAAAATGCTTGCATCGTACCGCCGATCCGGTTTGGCTTGGATGAGTTTTTGTGGGAGACGTTCGTCCCTCGCTCCGTTCCGTACGTCCAACAGCGAAGCGTGCGAGCAAAGGTTTGTTTCGGGATCGATTTCACAGTCAAATCCTTCGTCGGAATAGTCACCGTTGAACAATTCCTGGTTCCAGTTGGCGGTAGTGGGTGTGATCGGGGAAGGAGTTGTAGTTCTTCTTGTCGATGAAGTTGGTTGAGGAGTAGTGAATCGTGGCGTTTGGGTTGTGGACCGTGACCAGGGCGGTAAGGTGTAAACTGGCTGTTTTGTGGTAGTTTCTGATCGGGTGTCATTCTCACAGGTACAGTTACTTCTGATCATATGTCCTGGAAAAGTGTAGAgaagtgaaattgaaaacaaattgtCGATCATTGCGGCCATGTTTTCCCTATATACTTACGAAACACATGAAACTGGATCGTGTTCTTTAGCACTCCTCCATCGGTAAAACCCATGTAGGTTGTTAGGTTTAACGCGTCACCCGGCTTGATGATCACCTCCGTATCGCGCACAATGTACTTCCCGTACACCAGCTCCGTCGCGTTCTGCACCACGTCCGGCGTATCCCCGCCCGGGTTGTTGATGTACAGCTCGAACGCAAAGTATTGCGATGTAGCGTTCAGCCTTTGGATGGAGAGCTCAATACCTTTCGGGCTGTAGATCTCGATGTTTGGGTGCGGTGTCCAGTGGTGCGGGCGTCGATGCCCGTGcccgtgatgatgatgatggtcatgGCGGCCATGGTGGCGACGGCCATATCCATGGCTGGACACTTGCTGGCAGATCACCGCAAAAAGCACCACCGTACACAGCGCTGCGGTGAGCGATCGAGACATCTTGCTGGAAAGGTTGCACGCTTGAGACTGCGGCAGGTTGATCAGCGTGCAGCTGTTATAGCAGCATCTCGTTGCGTACTTATCGCTTCATAGTTCAGTATTGGTGATAACCCCTAACTGAATACACTCAGTGAGCAATTGTTTGGCGAGAGCTGAACCTGTGTGACGTGCGAAGATGATTCATGGGCGGAATTTCAGCGAGAAGTTCCCCAGTTTGTTATGCGCACCAACAATGTGGCAGCATAATTAAGTACAATTGGCAATTGGTGCTCACTGTTGGGTCGTTGTTTTGCTAATTGAAGTGAGGAGTGTACGAGCACGAaggaagcagcaaaacaatgaTAACTTTCTGTTTATTTGCAGCAACATTATTCAAACCATAAATTCATACAGCGTATGGTAGATTTCCCACCAGACATTTGCTTATTTACTGCAGCAAGAGCAACAAGAATATGATAAAACATACACGAAaagcattgcaaaaatggaatgAATACATTCGCAAACAGCATGTTCACAACGAGGCACGGCAAAGTTTCATGaattcattttgaaaaattaatatCCCGACATgctttttcacattttttgttgttcccaTCGCTACATCTCTAATCAAATTATAAAGTTGGAAATCAATCGCATTCAAACTTTCGTTTCGGGCACGCGAAAAGTATGTGAATGTTTTAAGCCATTTCGATTGGTACGGGTACCAGTGCTTTGGGTGTTCGTATGTGTACATTTATGTTTGTAGATGCACATCGTCGACAACCAACATTGGTTGAGCAATCTAGAATGCAGAAAACTTGCATGACCAAACTTTTGGCCTCATTCCCCCCGGGATGTCTTTCGTtgatttttgctgttttttttgcatagtACAGGGAGCAATATTTGATGGTAGGCGTACAAGTAACACTGTTAACTTTCAGCACAGTTTACCTGGTTTAGCAGCATCTTTcgttggattttgttttacatattCAAATGAAAAGGAACTTGACTGATGAATTGATTATAATGTTCATAAACAGTTTTCGAATGTGATTTTTGAGGTTGAAGGTTAAAGTATAAAAGTTTTaaagttagaaaaaaaataatactagACATCGTTTAGAGTAATTTCTactaatttatgttttatgttcatAAACAGTTTTCGAATGTGATTTTTGAGGTTGAAGGTTAAAGTATAAAAGTTTTaaagttagaaaaaaaataatactagACATCGTTTAGAGTAATTTCTactaatttatgttttattttatgcatCAGTTTCTTTATTTTGCTGGATTGGGCAATAATGCAAATTAATTTGCCGTtttgaaatattaattataAATGTGTTGAAGCAAGTAATGTATGTGAATTCGTATCATACGTCATAGTGTTACTGTATAGGTGTAAGGTTAGCAATAAGGATTTTTGTAATAGAatatacacctgtttccatctacgttcgaatctcgtgccatttgcatcgaatcgcaaaccgcctgcttcgaatcgcatgccactacgattgaatgcgtgcaaccatagttgaatcgcgtgccagtacggttgaatcaCGTTCCACTttggtcgaatcatatgccactacgatcgaatcgtgtgtcgttaccattggatttctgaaagcaagagcatagtaaactgtttgtttacgtttgaaagctgtttctttcttcaccgACGGCATTTAGCtagtaaaatactaataaaaaggAATTCTCTGATTATAGGTAAATCACCAAT
Proteins encoded:
- the LOC1280061 gene encoding uncharacterized protein LOC1280061, whose amino-acid sequence is MSRSLTAALCTVVLFAVICQQVSSHGYGRRHHGRHDHHHHHGHGHRRPHHWTPHPNIEIYSPKGIELSIQRLNATSQYFAFELYINNPGGDTPDVVQNATELVYGKYIVRDTEVIIKPGDALNLTTYMGFTDGGVLKNTIQFHVFRHMIRSNCTCENDTRSETTTKQPVYTLPPWSRSTTQTPRFTTPQPTSSTRRTTTPSPITPTTANWNQELFNGDYSDEGFDCEIDPETNLCSHASLLDVRNGARDERLPQKLIQAKPDRRYDASILKGIVEMVSEQCATKPRTNLLTLKSPEDSYDTSIDWRGYVQTVLKQSPKLARVADSAVVGASPNGKVIVFEMDTLLHKLLVLYQAREAGMTSVRDYDDVGKKY